From Acidobacteriota bacterium, a single genomic window includes:
- a CDS encoding PIN domain-containing protein, which produces MAVVVDTDVTSYFFKRDSRSELYRPYVHQEFLFLSFMSFAELMYWAESANWGPKRRNELSEYLRRFSIVHSNQKICEIWSSVVAEGRQNGRIIAGSDAWVASAAMFLRIPLVTHNASDFEGVSGLDIISVSKL; this is translated from the coding sequence TTGGCGGTAGTTGTTGATACGGACGTTACCTCATACTTTTTCAAGAGAGACTCGCGATCTGAACTTTACAGACCTTACGTTCACCAGGAATTCCTGTTTCTATCGTTTATGTCATTCGCGGAATTGATGTATTGGGCCGAATCGGCAAACTGGGGGCCGAAACGCCGGAATGAGCTCTCGGAATATCTGCGCCGATTCTCAATCGTTCACTCGAACCAGAAAATTTGTGAAATTTGGTCCTCAGTTGTCGCCGAGGGCCGCCAAAACGGTCGCATCATCGCTGGTTCCGATGCTTGGGTTGCGTCGGCGGCGATGTTTCTGCGAATCCCGTTGGTGACCCACAACGCTTCGGACTTTGAAGGTGTTTCAGGATTGGATATCATTTCCGTGAGCAAGTTATGA
- the alaS gene encoding alanine--tRNA ligase, translating to MKGHEIRQKFLEYFERNGHKIVHSSPLLPANDPTLLFTNAGMNQFKDVFTGVEKRDYTRAVSSQKCIRAGGKHNDLDEVGKTARHHTFFEMLGNFSFGDYFKEDAIRFAWDFLVNELKLDPRRLWFSVFEGDAEVPADDEARALWIKAGAPADRVLGFGRKDNFWQMGETGPCGPCSEIHYYMGDSPDDPEKNHPKFVNGHGDTTMEIWNLVFMQFERSEVSKGVFELKPLPAPSVDTGAGLERVAAVLQGVSTNYETDLIKPIIDFAANLAGVPYAYESAAGFALRVIADHARTTAFAIADGILPGNEGRNYVLRKIMRRAIYYGREHLGFEGMFFNKVCDFVVDQMKEAYPELEVQRGFIGKMVRLEEERFGATLTVGLKKLAEVFDNNESPDFIEFAKLYDTFGTPRDLIRVSLEHRGIKFEESEFDDRFNSAIDELQKTSDIGKTKQAEKINPIYAALADAGLRSTFRGYETTEIEAAKVIAIVRNDIRVDSLDEGEEGLIILDETPFYAESGGQVGDSGVISEPLAVSSQNASAHRSPLTAHVFDTFAPVAGIVLHKSKVERGSIKVGETVTATVDAAKRDATRRNHTATHLVHAALREVLGTHVKQAGSVVGPQFLRFDFTHYQAITDLEMQEIENLVNRHILKNEPVNTDVMSIEDAMRTGAVALFGEKYGSAVRVLSVGGGEFSRELCGGTHVRATGDIGSFKIVSDEAIASGVRRIRAITGTDAFARFREDERLIDRSLQALKTQRDNLPSAIEKLQDELKKARRENDELKMKIATGAAGGGPTGDEPREVNGVKVIAKVVEGLDKGGMRHLSDTLMAKLKSGVVLLGRAEDDKVSFIVRVSDDLTARVKAGAIVQQIAPIVGGRGGGKPDMAEGGGTDASKLAEALEASHKVIAAMLVHSA from the coding sequence ATGAAAGGACACGAAATCAGACAGAAGTTTCTCGAGTATTTCGAGCGCAACGGACACAAGATCGTCCATTCGTCGCCGCTTTTGCCGGCGAACGATCCGACGCTTTTGTTTACGAACGCGGGAATGAATCAGTTCAAGGACGTCTTCACCGGCGTCGAAAAACGCGATTACACGCGGGCCGTCTCGTCGCAGAAATGCATCCGCGCCGGCGGCAAGCACAACGACCTCGACGAAGTCGGCAAAACCGCGCGGCATCATACGTTTTTCGAAATGCTTGGCAATTTCTCGTTCGGTGACTATTTCAAGGAAGACGCGATTCGGTTTGCCTGGGATTTCCTTGTCAACGAACTGAAGCTCGATCCGAGGCGTTTGTGGTTTTCAGTCTTCGAAGGTGACGCTGAAGTTCCGGCCGACGACGAAGCGCGCGCGCTTTGGATAAAGGCCGGCGCGCCAGCGGATCGGGTTCTCGGCTTCGGCCGCAAGGACAACTTCTGGCAAATGGGCGAAACCGGACCGTGCGGGCCGTGTTCCGAGATCCATTATTATATGGGCGACTCGCCCGACGATCCGGAAAAGAATCATCCGAAGTTCGTCAACGGTCACGGCGACACGACAATGGAGATCTGGAATCTCGTCTTTATGCAGTTTGAGCGCAGCGAGGTTTCGAAGGGCGTTTTCGAACTCAAGCCGCTTCCCGCGCCCTCTGTCGATACCGGCGCCGGTTTGGAACGCGTCGCGGCCGTTCTTCAGGGTGTTTCAACGAATTACGAGACGGATCTGATCAAGCCGATCATCGATTTTGCTGCGAACCTCGCGGGCGTTCCGTACGCGTACGAGTCGGCGGCAGGATTCGCGCTCCGCGTCATCGCCGACCACGCGCGTACGACCGCGTTCGCGATCGCCGACGGCATTCTGCCCGGCAACGAAGGCCGCAATTACGTTTTGCGCAAGATCATGCGCCGCGCGATCTATTACGGCCGCGAGCATCTCGGGTTCGAAGGAATGTTCTTCAACAAGGTCTGCGATTTCGTCGTCGATCAGATGAAGGAAGCGTATCCGGAACTCGAGGTCCAGCGCGGTTTTATCGGCAAAATGGTGCGGCTCGAGGAAGAGCGCTTCGGCGCGACGCTGACCGTCGGGCTCAAGAAACTCGCAGAGGTTTTTGACAACAACGAATCGCCGGATTTCATCGAATTCGCCAAACTTTACGACACATTTGGGACGCCGCGCGATCTGATCCGCGTCTCGCTCGAACATCGCGGAATCAAGTTCGAAGAAAGCGAGTTTGACGACAGATTCAACTCGGCAATCGATGAACTCCAAAAAACATCGGACATCGGCAAAACGAAACAGGCCGAAAAGATCAATCCGATCTACGCGGCGCTCGCCGATGCGGGCTTGAGATCAACGTTCCGCGGATACGAAACTACCGAGATCGAAGCCGCTAAAGTCATCGCGATCGTCAGGAACGATATCCGCGTCGATTCCCTCGATGAAGGCGAAGAAGGCCTGATCATCCTCGACGAAACGCCGTTTTACGCCGAATCCGGCGGTCAGGTCGGAGACTCCGGTGTTATCAGTGAGCCGTTAGCGGTGAGCAGTCAGAATGCGTCTGCTCACCGCTCACCGCTCACCGCTCACGTGTTCGACACCTTCGCTCCCGTCGCGGGGATCGTACTTCATAAGTCCAAAGTCGAGCGCGGTTCGATCAAGGTCGGCGAAACGGTGACGGCGACGGTCGATGCCGCGAAACGCGACGCGACGCGGCGCAATCACACGGCGACACATCTCGTTCACGCGGCACTCAGAGAAGTTCTCGGGACGCACGTCAAACAGGCCGGATCGGTCGTCGGGCCGCAGTTTCTGCGTTTCGACTTCACGCATTATCAGGCGATCACCGACCTGGAAATGCAGGAGATCGAGAACCTCGTTAACCGACATATATTGAAGAACGAACCCGTCAATACCGATGTGATGTCGATCGAGGACGCGATGCGCACCGGCGCGGTCGCGCTCTTCGGCGAAAAATACGGTTCGGCGGTGCGCGTGCTTTCGGTCGGCGGCGGTGAATTCTCGCGCGAGCTTTGCGGCGGAACCCACGTCCGCGCGACCGGCGACATCGGATCGTTCAAGATCGTCTCCGACGAAGCGATCGCCTCGGGCGTGCGGCGGATCCGTGCGATCACGGGCACCGACGCGTTCGCGCGTTTCCGCGAAGACGAACGATTGATCGACCGATCGCTTCAGGCGCTCAAGACGCAGCGCGATAACCTGCCGAGCGCGATCGAAAAACTTCAGGATGAACTCAAGAAGGCGCGCCGTGAAAACGACGAACTCAAAATGAAGATCGCGACCGGCGCGGCCGGCGGCGGCCCGACCGGCGATGAGCCGCGCGAGGTCAATGGGGTGAAAGTGATCGCAAAGGTCGTCGAAGGGCTCGACAAGGGCGGGATGCGGCATCTTTCGGACACCCTGATGGCTAAGTTGAAATCGGGCGTCGTGTTGCTCGGACGCGCCGAAGACGACAAGGTCTCGTTCATCGTCCGCGTTTCGGACGATCTGACGGCCCGCGTCAAAGCCGGGGCGATCGTCCAGCAGATCGCGCCGATCGTCGGCGGGCGCGGCGGCGGAAAACCCGATATGGCCGAAGGCGGCGGAACCGACGCGAGCAAACTCGCCGAAGCGCTCGAAGCAAGCCACAAGGTCATCGCGGCGATGTTAGTGCACAGTGCATAG
- a CDS encoding tetratricopeptide repeat protein encodes MRFRVLMILLLMLPIAALGQSTRVLTVVSEPDAYVWIDDVAYGKTGTNGKITFRTFAVGRHKLRVRAVGFKEVTQNLLPAQKGEIKVALVKTTDEAELAFQNAELETDKEKAVELYQKAIKLRPNFPDAFIGLARQQANLSDTEEALNSIRSARRLRPGFALASAVEGRIYKDDGQTEKAIAAFKRSIAEGKGIQPEAHTGLGLLYKEQAEGFAAEGDPDAEAASYLLAAGELRKAVQQLSGAPDAITIYQMLGDCYERAGKWAEAIKVYEEFLEIFPDANEAEMFRSFIVQARKRM; translated from the coding sequence ATGAGATTCCGAGTTTTGATGATTCTGCTTCTGATGCTCCCGATCGCTGCTTTGGGGCAGTCAACGCGTGTTCTGACGGTTGTTTCTGAACCGGACGCGTATGTTTGGATCGATGATGTCGCCTACGGCAAGACGGGCACGAACGGGAAGATCACGTTTCGGACGTTCGCGGTCGGAAGGCACAAACTTCGCGTTCGCGCCGTCGGATTCAAGGAAGTGACGCAGAACCTCCTGCCGGCGCAAAAAGGCGAGATAAAGGTCGCGCTCGTGAAAACGACCGATGAGGCCGAACTTGCGTTCCAAAACGCCGAACTCGAAACGGACAAAGAAAAGGCGGTCGAACTATATCAAAAGGCGATCAAGCTTCGTCCGAATTTTCCCGACGCTTTCATCGGTCTTGCCCGACAACAGGCGAATCTCAGCGACACCGAAGAAGCGTTGAATTCGATTCGATCTGCCCGCCGTCTGCGGCCGGGCTTTGCGCTCGCATCGGCCGTCGAAGGCAGGATCTACAAGGACGACGGTCAAACCGAAAAAGCGATCGCGGCATTCAAGCGGTCGATTGCAGAAGGAAAGGGAATTCAGCCCGAAGCACATACGGGACTTGGTTTGCTTTACAAAGAACAAGCCGAGGGATTCGCCGCCGAGGGCGATCCGGACGCGGAGGCGGCCAGTTACCTGCTTGCGGCCGGAGAACTGCGCAAAGCCGTCCAACAGCTTTCCGGAGCGCCCGATGCGATCACGATCTATCAAATGCTCGGCGACTGTTACGAACGCGCCGGAAAATGGGCCGAGGCGATCAAGGTCTACGAGGAATTCCTTGAGATCTTTCCCGACGCGAACGAAGCCGAAATGTTCAGATCGTTTATTGTCCAAGCGCGAAAACGGATGTAG
- a CDS encoding peptidase M14, with the protein MRKLLPLLTFSLILLASSATLAQSPEEFAEIWEKNHVSTILPSNMRHKDVLDYLEKMKALGIKVEEIGRSFANREIYQMEWGKGPMRILMWSQMHGDEPTATTTLFDMFAYLQQNGDAKWVRKFSETFTIRAVPMLNPDGAELFQRNNLQGIDINRDATNLATPEGRLLKKLRDEWVPNIGFNLHNQHALTAAGPFPKQAAISLLAVLGNKEGITNAGHERNKRIASAVVLALNKFIRGHIGRWNEEYNGLAFGDNFSAWGTPVILVETGALYGKDEMFLVKMNFVAFLTALQSIADRTEENLSPINYEMLPVNTPGRLAWWIFRNASIVNPPDSLKPFTSDIAVNRPRRRAEQLALTVVSNIGRLSNITGLEEYDASEFYVVPRTGKIRIGGPGELMFYKRSRQIDWRSPNLETAFPPDAIFTLGGWLKGENVVPKKK; encoded by the coding sequence ATGCGAAAACTTCTGCCTCTGCTCACATTCTCTCTGATCCTTCTGGCGTCCAGTGCAACGCTCGCCCAGTCGCCGGAAGAATTTGCGGAAATATGGGAAAAGAACCACGTTTCGACGATCTTGCCGTCAAATATGCGGCACAAGGACGTTTTGGATTATCTCGAGAAAATGAAAGCGCTCGGCATAAAGGTCGAGGAGATCGGCCGGAGTTTTGCGAACCGCGAGATCTATCAGATGGAATGGGGAAAGGGCCCGATGCGCATCCTGATGTGGTCGCAAATGCACGGCGATGAACCGACAGCGACCACCACGCTCTTCGATATGTTCGCCTATCTTCAGCAAAACGGAGATGCGAAATGGGTCCGGAAATTCTCCGAGACGTTCACGATCCGCGCCGTTCCGATGCTCAACCCCGACGGAGCGGAACTCTTTCAGCGCAACAACCTGCAGGGGATCGATATCAACCGCGACGCCACGAATCTCGCCACGCCTGAAGGCCGTTTGCTCAAGAAACTGCGTGATGAATGGGTGCCGAACATCGGATTCAATCTGCATAATCAGCACGCTTTGACGGCCGCCGGACCGTTTCCGAAACAGGCGGCGATCTCGCTCCTCGCCGTGCTCGGCAATAAGGAAGGCATCACCAATGCCGGTCACGAACGGAACAAACGTATAGCGTCGGCGGTTGTTCTGGCGCTGAACAAGTTCATCCGCGGACACATCGGTCGCTGGAACGAGGAGTATAACGGCCTCGCGTTCGGCGACAACTTTTCGGCTTGGGGAACGCCGGTGATCCTTGTCGAAACCGGCGCGCTCTACGGAAAGGACGAGATGTTCCTCGTCAAGATGAATTTCGTCGCGTTTCTGACCGCGCTCCAGTCAATCGCCGACCGAACCGAAGAGAACCTCAGCCCGATCAATTACGAAATGCTGCCGGTCAACACTCCCGGGCGGCTCGCTTGGTGGATCTTCCGCAACGCGTCGATTGTCAACCCGCCCGATTCGCTGAAGCCGTTCACCAGCGACATCGCCGTCAATCGTCCGCGCCGACGCGCCGAACAGCTCGCGTTAACCGTCGTTTCGAACATCGGCCGGCTGAGCAACATCACCGGGCTCGAAGAATATGACGCGTCAGAGTTTTATGTCGTCCCGCGCACCGGCAAGATCCGCATCGGCGGCCCGGGCGAACTGATGTTTTACAAGAGGTCGCGCCAGATCGACTGGAGATCGCCGAACCTCGAAACCGCGTTTCCGCCCGACGCGATCTTTACGCTGGGCGGCTGGCTGAAGGGCGAGAACGTTGTCCCGAAAAAGAAATGA